The following are encoded together in the Salmonella enterica subsp. enterica serovar Choleraesuis genome:
- a CDS encoding UPF0391 membrane protein, translating to MFRWGIIFLVIALIAAALGFGGLAGTAAWAAKIVFIVGIILFLVSLFTGRRRP from the coding sequence ATGTTTCGATGGGGCATTATATTCCTGGTTATTGCACTTATTGCCGCTGCACTTGGATTTGGTGGGCTGGCAGGAACGGCGGCCTGGGCTGCTAAAATAGTTTTCATCGTCGGTATTATTCTGTTCCTGGTTAGCCTGTTTACCGGGCGCCGGCGTCCATAG
- a CDS encoding molecular chaperone OsmY has translation MKTTKISKTLLAVVLGSAMVSGSALAEGTTSDKAHSTMDSAGQKIDSSMNKVGNFMDDSTITAKVKAALVDDETIKSTDISVKTEQKVVTLSGFVTSQSQAEKAVTLAKGVEGVTNVHDKLHVRDSKSDSVKGYAGDAATTSEVKAKFLADDIVPSRKIKVETTDGVVQLSGVVDKASQSERAETIAKSIDGVKSVKNDLQVK, from the coding sequence ATGAAGACGACTAAGATTTCTAAAACTTTACTCGCTGTTGTTCTGGGCTCTGCCATGGTTAGCGGTAGCGCTCTGGCTGAAGGAACCACTTCGGACAAAGCTCACTCGACTATGGACTCAGCGGGGCAGAAAATCGATAGTTCGATGAATAAAGTCGGTAACTTCATGGATGATTCCACCATCACGGCAAAAGTTAAGGCTGCGCTGGTGGATGATGAAACCATTAAAAGTACCGATATCTCCGTTAAAACCGAGCAGAAAGTCGTAACCCTGTCTGGCTTTGTCACCAGCCAGAGCCAGGCCGAAAAAGCCGTTACGCTGGCGAAAGGCGTCGAAGGGGTCACTAACGTCCATGATAAGCTGCACGTTCGCGACAGCAAATCGGATAGCGTAAAAGGCTACGCCGGTGATGCGGCGACTACCAGTGAAGTGAAAGCGAAATTCCTGGCCGATGACATAGTCCCTTCTCGCAAAATTAAAGTAGAGACTACCGATGGTGTCGTACAGCTGTCTGGCGTTGTTGATAAAGCTTCGCAATCGGAACGTGCGGAAACTATTGCTAAATCTATCGATGGCGTGAAAAGCGTCAAAAATGATCTACAAGTTAAATAG